The genomic DNA aaatcaaaatttccCCCCAAGTGTACAATAGTATAAAAGCTTTGGTATTAAACTCAAACTTAGCCTGCTGGCCACATAGAACCTGCAAGGTTTCAAGTCGTGTCCCAACCAGATtgaaatgtaactggaaaatggttaacaaaacaaataaaaataaaaaatacagatgAACAAAAATCTCCATCATAAAACTTGTATATTTTTAACACAAGCATGAGAAATTCTTTGTTTAAAGAAAGCTTGGAAAACTATATTTTTTGTACACAgtcaaatgatttttgaaaaatcagcATCAAATGATATAACAGAATCTCATATTCTCCGTTCTTCTCATTCAATGGATTGATGAAAATGATCTGCTAGaggaaattttctttctcattattttaaatCAAGGATATAAACTTTGCACATATTTTCTTTGAGATGTTGTGGGAAGAACATTAGATTTGGAGACTATAGAACTTGGCTCAACTTCTGCTTCTAACCCTATCTGACTGTGTAACTATGAATCagttacttaatctttctggGACTCAGAAAAATTATCCTAGAAAATTAATTATCCTTATCCTAGAAAATTGGAGTAATAACTATGTTTTGGATACCTCCAAGATATATTGTAGTTAAAGTACtttgttaatttttaataattataaggGAAGTTTAAATTTATAATGCTAATGAATATATGTTCATAAAATAATATACTACTgaaatacaaatattttgaaaagctaTTACAGAAAGaatagcaataaaaaataaaatagaacatgtTACTCAGTCATAACCacaccttttggggttttcttgacaaatatactagCATAGTTTActattgccttctccagctcattttacagtgaggaaactgaggcaaacagggttaagtgacttgccaagggtcatacaactagtaagtatctgaagatttgaactcagactccaAGACCCAGCACcatccactgttctacctagctgcctaaaTAATAGAACATATACAACATTTCCTAACTCAATATGTGATTCTACTGGGATCGGTCTTTATTTGAGTTTGAAACAATTAATGTAAAACACCAAAAACAATTCTTAATAATTAGAgctcaagaaagaataaaaaagaaagcagaatggGTTATTTAAAGGGGAGTTACCTCTTAACAGAAGTCTTCAAATAAAGGATAGATGACCCCTTATTTGGGTGGCTTTAGAGGAGAAGCTGGGTCATATTCTGATTGGTAGAATTAGATGACCAATGAAGTTCCTCTGATTCTAAGAttttataattcataattattaatACTATTCCATTTCAAACTACTCCTGGGTTCTCCATATAGCTTCCTATCCTAACATTCACTGCTCATTCCTTTCTCAAAGCCTGTTATCAATCAATTAACCACATTCATTCTGTATCTGATAAGTACTACAAGTTAGggataccaaaaacaaaaacaaaaagtctttGTCCTTAAGATATTTATATGTTATCTAGGGGCacattgttcagttatttcattcctttcatcctgggattttttttttggtagaaatactggaatggtttgccattttcttctccagttcattttaaagactaagaaactgaggcaaatagggttaagtgactcatccagggtcactcagataataaatgtctggtgtctgaggttggttttgaattccagtcttcctaACTCTTAGGTCCAGTCtcctattcactgtaccacttatgTGCCCAGGAAGAGATAGgtaatacataaatacaaaatttatGCAGAATAAATGTGGAAGGAGGGAAAAGTTCTAGCAATGGGGGAAAAGACTTGAAAATTGagcaaaattttgaagaaaacaagGAATTCTGAGAGAtagaagtgaggagggaatgCATTTCAAACACAAAATATAATGTCTCTGCTACATTTCCTCCTAAATTAAATCTAAGTTATACTTCAGGTGCCATTTTTTCCATGAAGTTCCCTCAGATTCCCTCAGTCTTAATCATCCTCAGATTCTTCATACTAATCTATTAGAATGTTCCTCTTTACATGTAGTGCTCAGAGCATGTTTGAATTCACCCTTCTTAGAGGGTTATACAGAGCATAAATAATATTACCTGCATTGTTCAACTCAACACTTACTGAGTTGACTTCTGTCCATCAGAAAAGGCAGCAGGTATGGTCATGACTGTTACTGAGTAGTGATGAATTTTCTGATAGGTTAAGGAGCtcgaacaaaaaataaaaataaaatttatctgccCATCTCTTggctttgttttttaacttttcctctcATGTGCCTAATGATGCAAAACCTAATGGTGACTGCCAAGGGAGGTCAAAAACTTTCTCTCCATCTGCCATTGCTATATAACCCTAAGTGTAAggtccttatttcttttttgtgtttatttttttcttgatcttagGCAAATTAGTATTTGGATGGAGAACTGACCAGATTACCTCCTGAGCTTTGAAAAGTGCTACCAAAGGTATTCTCAGCAAACAGTCACTAATAACAGAGACCACCAGAGCCAGTTGCAAAGAGAGCTGAGTTCAGGAAAGAGTCAACAAAGAAGTTGGGTGACCTGATTGACCTATCCCAGCAATAGATTGACATATCAACCGTAACTTCAAGTCCTTCAATAACTAGCTAAGTAAAAGGAACTTCTAGTCCCTCACTGGTGCAGGTAAGGAGTCTCAAGGCATTCCCAAGTCTCACATATTCTCTATAGGTGTGCCTGATTACCCTAGTATTTCACACTTTTTCTAAGGATCTTATCATGAAAACAAGGGAAGGATGAGTCCCTGGTTAGAGAGATGTTTTTGGTTAACTTCTTTCCTTGCTATAATTTCttagtaaaatattatttttgtaaaagcTAGTTATTGTCcacagattgattgatttggAGGAAACATTACAGTGGCAGCTCATTATCAGGAGTATTAGAAGCCTAACACTCAGGATTACCTCAAAACCCTGAGCAGTCAGCTGCCTCTGGAGAGTCAAACTGTCAGTTTGAGTGAGCCCAAAGGGGATATCACACATTCTCATCATATTGCTACTTATATGAATTAATATATAACACTTCAATATACTCCCCTTTCATCTCTGCCTCAGAAACTCTCCACTTTTAAGAAGCAGTATCagatgaagtctttcctgatcccccaacTTTTTTAACACCCCCATACTAAACTATATTGTATTTAATTACCTTGTgtgtatttattaactttatactaattctatatatgtttttatatatatacttgttGCTTCCTTCCAATAAAATATAGATCATTTCATGTAGGGGaactaaatatttgttaaattgaaaagCAGGGCATTTGACTCCAAGTCTCTTGTTTTTTATACTATACCAAGCTGTCTCTTGAAGAAGTTAAAAAGCAATACCAGACAGAATGCAACCAAATGCCCAATGATGCAGTATACTCTAGAAAGAcatcagaagaaaaaagagagaaaaagagaaaaaagaagtccTTGCAGACTAGTcagaaggacttcagaaaagagaagggaagataggtggtgcagtggatagagcaatggccttggagtcaggagaacaagagtttaaatctggcctcagaccatctgtgtgatcttgggcaagtcacttaaccatgactTTCTCTCATAcctggccatctccagtcaccctgatccatatctggtcactgaacccagatggttccagaggagaaagtgaggctggtgacttagcacagcaccccctcactcaaatccaattcatgtgtttgtcacaGAATCACCTTCCCtgttcttcttcaaaaacaaaggacatgggaaagccaggtggtgcagtggatagagccctagaatcaggaggatctgagttcaaatccagcctcagacattgcCTCACacctccccctcccaaaaaaaagagaacaaaggaaaCTATCATCACCACTATAAAAGAGGTGTGAAATATGGAACTCTTGACCCTCTCCTAAGTCTCTACTGATTGCATGGGATCTATCCTTGGGTCCTGATGAATCAGTCTCCAGTGATAACACCCTTTTCCCACCTTCTCCAGGAGTTTAAGGAATCCTATAAGGTTTGATATtcagatatttttgtacaaacttTATAAGTACTTATAGAATGTGTCCCTGAATAGAACATAAGTgctttgtgtatgtgtatgtctacacataaacacacacatatatacattttgtttgcttttaccTGTGATCTCATCTGTGATGGGACATCCAGGTGAGATAACTCCCTTTACAAATACAGATCAGCAACTGGTCTGCaattaatgattaatgattttAGAGAGGTAAGGGATGGATTAGAACTGAAGAGTTAAGCTCCCTCTACACAAAACAGGTATATGTCAGAGGTGTGGCTAGAAGTCATCAACACAGCAGATGTTTGATTGGAATACCCTCAATACCATCCAGCAATGTGATGTGGTAGCTAAGAGGTGATCCAAAAATTAAGGTACGTTAAGAGAGTCAGGGTGTACAGGAGGACAGAGAATTACTTGTTTCTTTACTGGGCACCACAATTTGGAAAAGCTGGAGAACCTTCAGAGGGCAAGCCAGAAGGGCTTTCACTTCATGTGGGGAATTTGAAAGAGCTAGCAATGTTTAGCCTGAAGTATAAAATTTAGGGAGGATAAAATGGATAGCTTCAAGTACCTGAAGGGCTGTCACAcaaaagaaagagacagatataATTAGAAGTATGAAATAGAAGTTGCAGAATTTAGgcttgatataagaaaaaaatccaaacaattaGATCTATCCAGAAGTGGAATATACTGCCCTGGGATTTAGTGGCTTTCTATTTATAGGAGGTCTTCAAGAAAAAGTTGGGTAACCACATGCTGTGTTCtattgaaaaagataaattttgttcAGATGTAGCTTAGACTGGATGGCCCCTGAAGTATTGTGATATGACCCTTATGGGCTCcctagaaaggagaggaaaaggttAAGGTAGTGAAGGCAGACAACTCATCTTGATTTGGAGATCCAAGTGGAACAGAGGAACTTTGGGGTCcagttatttttctctatttcttaatattttctataCTCCTCCCTCACCCCTCTTCCCAGTTCTTTCCAGGATGGTTTCACTCAGCTATTGTGTGATACAGAAGATTTCCACAATACTCCAAGTTGCTGTCTgaatcatattaaaatgtaatttgaaaataattaacaaaatataatgaaacagataacattacattttaaaactaagtcatcAAGCTGTCAGTAAGAATGCATATATATGGATTAGTGGCcccagtttctatttgagtttgacaccactgatttCCCCAATATTTGGCCACGGAAGCTGCCACCCAGGGGGTTCTGAGCTGAAATCAGCATGACCTCTTTTACTAAGCTCAGCAgagttctcagaaaaaaaattacttccccACTCCCAAGTTTTCCATTCCCAGTCCCCTGAGGAGAGCACTTCCTTCTTCCCAAGCTTCACATCCCAAAGAAATGTTTGCTAACTCATTGTCAGTGGCTAGAGGGGgaataaaaggagagaagagagtcaGAAAGAGTAACCCTGTTTGTAAGCTGAGCTTCAGGAACCTAGACAAGATACCAATGCATAGGGCAAGCTGTGAGGGAGCTTATTGGGGAAAACATTCCTCCCAAGGAAGGAATTCCCTGCTAGCCCTGCTCCTGTTGCTGGTCCTGAGAGTGATTAAGGGCCGATGTATACATGAGGAAACACAGGGGTCTGTGAACCTTGTTGGGCCACCTGTTTCCCCATTGTCCCTTAAGTCACGCTCTGGTTCCCTCTCCCACTCCATTGCTCCAAGCCCCATTCGTATCCATACTTGGTACCCTaaggaatcaaatttaaaaagcgAGACACTGTACCCTGAGAGAGACTGGATGTACTGGGAACCTCAGATAAATGTAGTTCTAAGAGAGGCCATTCGTCGGATACAGGGGGTGCTTGCAGGTAAGGGGATGGAAAAGGAGTCAGAACCATGATGAATTGCAATGAAGATTTTGAAGTTTAGAGATTGATGCAGAAGGATCAGGGATCCTAAGCTGTTGTAGTAAAGGCTGACTTCTATTTCCCCAAGTCCCACCAGTACAAGGACCCCTTCTTTTGAGTCGTGACCCAGAACAGTATTGTCAAGCTATCTGGAGGGACCCAGACTCCGCAAACCACTACAGGTGAGTGTATATTATCAAAGGGGTGGAACAATCTCTCCAGAAAAGCCCATGAGTGTCTCTGGCTCACTCCAGAGGGGTTCTCTTCACAGATGCAGCCTTCTGAACCCTGGTTATGTGGGAGAAAATTGTCTGGGGGTAAAGGTGAGTGATTTATCAAACAACTATTGAATCTCTATATGgtatcctagatttagagctttTTGAGATCATCAAAtctctattttgcagataagCTAACTCAGGTCTAGTAGTAACAGGAGCATTACTCCCTCCTaaatcctccccaccccctctaAGACCTTTTTGAATGTACAAGGCAGTATCACCTCCCCAGTCCCTGGGGTTGGCAGTCTAGGCGTGGTTCTGGGCTCCTGTCTCTCAGTCTCCACATCCAAACTGTTGCTAAGGCTTGTCGATTTCACCTTGGCAACACCTCTCAGAGGCTTCGTCTCCTCCGACACCGCCACCACCTGGCGCCGGCTCTCATTACCACACAGCTGGACTACGGCAATAGCTTGCTGGTGCTGGCGGCTCTACCTGCCTCACATCTCTTCTGACTCTAATCCATCCACTATTcagtcactaaaatgattttcctaaaacacaggtctgataatatctcaataaactctagtggtttCCTGTTGCTTGTAGAGTTAAACAAAAtgctgtttggcattcaaagcccttcataaaccAGATCCCcactacctttctagtctttttataccTTACTCCCTGGCACATATTTTTACCCAGTAACACTGATCTCCTGCCCAAGACACTCCATCTTCCCAGCTTCCAGTATTTTCTCTGGCTTTTCTCCCTTATCTGGAACATTTTCCTTCCTCTGCTctattaacctttttttaattctcaacTAAAATACTATCTTCCATGGAATCCTTTCTCAAACCCTCTTAATTCCAGAGTTTTTTCactattaatttctctaatcattcataaatacacacacacacacacacacacacacagacacacacacatagtgtATAAAATCTGCTTTGTCTTTGTTTACCTGTTCTATCTCCATAGATTGTTAATAGAACAAGAATTCAAACATAGGTCAAATACAGTATTCTAATAAAAGGATTTCCTTCCCATCTCTGTTCTTAATTCCTTGTCCCTCACTGATTTCTCTCCTACTTATCTATTTCCCAATTTGGGCCTGCTCCTATATTCTATTCTCTCCAGATTCCTGATTCCCATCTCCGTGGTTATTCCTTATGGCCAGAGCAAGGTTCTCCAGCATTGATCCAACCAGATGGGCCTGGAATTCCAGACACTGATTTCCTCTTGTATGTACAAGTTGCCCATACTCTGAAATGCCACCGTGAGGTGAGGGGTAAATCAAATTACTTTGACTCCCTTTTTCACCCTCTTTTATTCTATAACTGAAATTCCTAATTACACACATCCCTCACTCTACATCCTCACCTCCCAACATTTTGCTTTCTGTTACTGCTTTTGTATTGTTTATCCACAGCCCTCCATCATTGCCTATGCTGCCTGCTGCCAGCTGGACAGTGCAGATCGGCCTCTTGCAGGCACCATCATCTTCTGCATACACCACCTCAATGGCCTCCGCTACAGCCACAGTGATATTGTCATGGTGACTAGATTGGGACAGGAAGGGGAGGAGCATACTTTTATCTGTAGGGTACACAAGACAGTCATTGAAAAGTGGGGAAAAGACAACTTTAGTCTTCCTGTCTAATTGCCCCACCCCTGGAtctgttcttcctttcttcaggCCACCATACATGAACTGTTCCATGTTCTAGGCTTCTCTGGGCAACTCTTTAAGAAATGGAGAGATTGTACTTCAGGCACCAGCAGTGAGTAAAGGGAAAGGATAGACGATTCCTACAATCTCAATGAATGGAAGACTTTATCAAGGTTCCTTTAAATACCTCAAAATCTCCTGTTTCTCTCCTGTTGCCCCTTATCCCCAAATGACCCTTCTTAACTCTTCTGTCTCTCCCTGCACTCCTACTCTGCTCATCAGTTGGAGAAAAATGTTCCCCAAGACAACAGGTGATCAGAAGGGATGAATGGGGACAGTTGATTCTTACCACCCCCACTGTAAGCCACAGCCTAGCCAGGCACTTGGGAGTCTCAGAAACCATTCCTGGAGTTCCCCTAGAGGAAGAGGTAAGAGCAGAGGCATGGGCAAGAGAGctgcagaagaaaaagaaagttacacATTCCTGAACACTGTCATATTTTCTGATTTTCAGGGTTCATCTTCCTCTCATTGGGAAGCCCGTTTACTCCAGGGCTCTGTGATGACTGCTACCTTTGATGGTGCTCACCGTACCCAGATTGACCTTATCACTCTCGCTGCCTTTGCTGACTCTGGCTGGTACCAAGTAAATTACAGTGCTGCACAGGAACTGCTGTGGGGTCAGGGTAAGGAATAAAGGATCAGATATTCTGCAGGTAGCACAGGAGAGGGATGCTAAATATGAGTCAAGGTGCTACAAGGAAAACCTTTCAGGTACACCTTGTGCATGCCTCCCAACCCCAAAGTACATAGCACAAATATTTTAATACCAAATTTAATAGTAATTTTGGGAGGAGGCAACTTCCTTTTCTATCCTCTTCCTTTTTAATCCTCCAAGCAGGATCTGGTTTGAACTTTGGATTGGTGACATCCTGTAGATCTGGTTCCTCAGATTTCTTCTGTGATGGCAGGTGTGTGTACTACATTCGGACAGTGGTAGATAAGAAGGCTGACTCGCCTTAGTTTCACGCCTTGCTCTTTTCCACAGTGGGCTAGGCTGTCACTATTTGCACTTTGACAAGGGGCAATGCTCATCAGACCCCCTGCTGGAAGGCTGCCGTATGTACAAGCCGTTAGCAAATCAAGTAAGTAACCTGGGAAGTCAAGGATAAGGTCAGTTTTACTTGAACATATCAGGACAGATGGAACTCAAGCACAGACTCTCTCATCTCTTGGCCTTCTTCAGAGCGAATGCTGGAAGAAGAGAAATGCACCCCTTCCTATGGCCGGAAACCCACATGGGGAGATCTACCACCCCAAAAGCCGCTGTTTCATTGCTAATCTCACTTCAGTCCAAGTGTTGGAACATGGAACCACACCCCCCTCTCGGGTTCTGCCTTTCAAGGAGGTGGCGTTCACTGGTCGATGCTACTTACATCAATGTACAGGAGGAAGCACATACTCTGTGCGGGCAGCAGGGTCACCCTGGGTCCCATGCCTCCCAGGGAAATCTATTCAGGTGAGAATAGCAAGATAGGAATTGGGAATACTATCTTAGACAGTCATCATTTATAAAGGGATACTGAATGGTTCTATTCTAAATTAAACTCTCTCCTCTAGCATAAAGGATGGCCTTTAGCTGTATCTTTACTCCTCCTTTCAGGTCCCTGGGTATTTCGGCCTCCTCTTCTGTCCCCGGGGCCGGTTCTGCCAGGCAAGCAAGGACGTCATGGTTCTTCCTCCCTCTACTGCCAGTTCTTCATCGCCAGACTTGCTGATCCAATTGGCCCTGGGACAAGCTGGGCCCCCAGGCTACTATCTGAACAAAATACAGCATGAGGCACTAACCCAAGCTATACTGCAGGCCCTGGTGATCAGAGCAGGCACCCAGATGTAAATACTTAAGTTATACTATGTCTAAGTCAGAATTGAACTGAAAGGGTCCCAGGATCTAACATCCATAACCCTTCTCCAAAGGAGCTATATTTGTATGTCGACAATCATTTTTCTAAATGACCTAAATCTAAAATTTACTCTTCTAGGAACTTACACTCTAaatatgaggaaaatatgaaactcCCCCAtctatgctatttttttttctaaatatcaaTTCAGGTGCCATTTCCACAGTCCATCAGTAAATTCTAACC from Macrotis lagotis isolate mMagLag1 chromosome 4, bilby.v1.9.chrom.fasta, whole genome shotgun sequence includes the following:
- the CIROP gene encoding LOW QUALITY PROTEIN: ciliated left-right organizer metallopeptidase (The sequence of the model RefSeq protein was modified relative to this genomic sequence to represent the inferred CDS: inserted 3 bases in 2 codons); the encoded protein is MHRASCEGAYWGKHSSQGRNSLLALLLLLVLRVIKGRCIHEETQGSVNLVGPPVSPLSLKSRSGSLSHSIAPSPIRIHTWYPKESNLKSETLYPERDWMYWEPQINVVLREAIRRIQGVLAVPPVQGPLLLSRDPEQYCQAIWRDPDSANHYRCSLLNPGYVGENCLGVKIPDSHLRGYSLWPEQGSPALIQPDGPGIPDTDFLLYVQVAHTLKCHREVXGVNQITLTPFFTLFYSITEIPNYTHPSLYILTSQHFAFCYCFCIVYPQPSIIAYAACCQLDSADRPLAGTIIFCIHHLNGLRYSHSDIVMATIHELFHVLGFSGQLFKKWRDCTSGTSIGEKCSPRQQVIRRDEWGQLILTTPTVSHSLARHLGVSETIPGVPLEEEGSSSSHWEARLLQGSVMTATFDGAHRTQIDLITLAAFADSGWYQVNYSAAQELLWGQGSGLNFGLVTSCRSGSSDFFCDGSGLGCHYLHFDKGQCSSDPLLEGCRMYKPLANQSECWKKRNAPLPMAGNPHGEIYHPKSRCFIANLTSVQVLEHGTTPPSRVLPFKEVAFTGRCYLHQCTGGSTYSVRAAGSPWVPCLPGKSIQVPGYFGLLFCPRGRFCQASKDVMVLPPSTASSSSPDLLIQLALGQAGPPGYYLNKIQHEALTQAILQALVIRAGTQMCHFHSPSVNSNLVFTVHIWKFPGCEGPPTEMLYRILSQTLNDTPLNVDYGGATFTTDYNRWLTSPGLISPNPGIILPVGLSFMLLILVGTGGTIAYRKRQASLRIAPSVSYPSSGLXRSIRSLSEGITM